One Lytechinus pictus isolate F3 Inbred chromosome 12, Lp3.0, whole genome shotgun sequence genomic region harbors:
- the LOC129272407 gene encoding probable JmjC domain-containing histone demethylation protein 2C isoform X4, with translation MRQPLKSFTGQTLLKGHLHYVLTVEYTQAVCSVNIVNSLLKGENVGITRRTNRAPAVTTQATTTTHTRTVQRSHSPSHAPSGPQTTVISNNSSSSSGGNGGSSNSKKKRKENKDVTQVSTPPVVPQEQPEKADKTLEKPGKEKTLGTCASAHKSKKERKRKSDEPVEEEKKPPSCTPEKRPRSNSGNSETSQERVELSKGETLESVIPGSETNKSEPVSKPDKVWQSNTTPVQVESKLREDINVVCNSSKTKNKAVNKQEQAISSDTKDSRSSTPDSVKKHKSKSKKEHRLKQIEPIEDTPPVIPAVDQSRVTASTNVTTSVSKQMVESKTEATGPGGLRPPIPEKEANRKNLREFPSNVLREQSLTSAIAGIIARELNRDSSDVSSGVGKKPEPNSVTSGISTSEIQPSSVCQQITNNSSITKSSISDRSVKSGPITTALYTSSSQQSVLPNRTIASSNSVPVISHGNGGLTGLPGMDRNSSGITSENTKLSNSTNLSSKPFAPHPVLGERIARPEARDPRRETSSSTSEKSEGGKSSSTDRSRDSDQSRTDKKTNLVTDLKTPVQVYRDPNLSDSEVIHVDSIQHHPAHLMKIGDQAQHTPSPGQHPITPSPHALRNPSATAAPPNPSAIVASPSAFVAAPSVGHIPAHHPIQHHGHAMFPAHLQLYQQHPLASQLVVPGHFPQHHLAGLDRHSLQQLHTQGLVGLVQPDPMTRIRLGGIHGIVSPQHAATALQGSMHTGLTQAQLQAIHQQHPGLPLPPSWVIQQEELERAHLQQQKTQAAAAAAAEKGSSALPHHPSAPTSQVRIDPTPSAASSVDKKPHPAHLPAGSHPQHHTHPQLMSVSQAAQGGAQGLVGHEAAAAVAAHHARHQYQELDAQAAVQQHFQESLRKLQVPFSFSAPTTGGSITEGTALPKNKGQLPKEAMDRQFPGMESESVYKHPVSEGKHPYDDPLYRQSLAHAGLVRYQEELAKYPMDLKHEPKIKLERTELNARTHDGPGFKAYQSSVRSDAHTTYYNTLSMKSEEPRAGVPVRTEQNRQMATASAYKPKPDNLVGYQPFLHTITSHGGEKGETFSKHSDEYKMAANAAAMQGARRAIPTPPPLIKREPDRSEIALHSSVIQASRCERRPETMHHAGAVFTASSSSHDIHFTQASKHLALSDVRTNNEVSHSVPVIKHTIGTPPPLHSSAGQTTASQLVRQSHIPPQSPLKVATPQQLSAAVLQLGSHSVSSTTTTTMGVYPHHVYSTAQTTTATSSNSLLMSALRPQDMTRVSEAMEVDQGTMKRKPSQAAAAMFHKKRPKTKEDMHSDSGNLDKKESTGMSYIEQYHNFVMEPNAHNSTSVGNATVCKATENIELKIEKVDQYKRLSLDSSAPASLLSGETHRTPNGTCSDGESNRCISPRSTASDSSEGRSLKSASPHRAGGHMYLKKAWLARHSESKTPFGMPSAGASSTNNLDPKQEPGLSSKLSNSLPNGHLMGGTFAQVAQSMDADKSVTIDDIPKSIPNHIYDFDQDKSSTCSEASTVSSHKSRSRKSGKDRTKKKDRKRHGSPAESKKHGKDKGDKSEEKIGDCEKPKSEYVLGLEACRIMSNNMESKSTQQITELLNLIAQSPKKRKLTRSSKDSKDGQLNRQVTKPAVTKPTVTKLKKSGEAFLQDGYCSDITPNLMKCRECRIKPSSKQSKLNNIFCRFYAFRRLKYSTKGNLTLAGFSEPEQCDSEDLSPWLPYPPDSESKLDLETCLYILSRVGPQFCQLVQQEQQAKTWCPTPDKIAWKRAVIGVREMCDTCDTTLFNIHWTCSKCGFVVCLDCYHSKSNEEKNDENTPENGPKWLKCIKDQVHQPDSLMLTQMIPGNALWDVGELMHQVCTKWRIPSACPCLGDGKPAVNGMSPTRGQIVSEWKRDDLLSSTALSGHLSNSRSNRMPKLTSLPQSASPLAFLADIATSQDGKRGVDGLNSKSVDKACSVDVDAKGEPCSTLRDLLTKTAGKLCKPSPNDGNLLTQLLPKVDCISKKTSRTMTSTFEDIIATVVEQNISAPGKDRSGVKTPRLSTSSVTDMTTSPSNSSKVERKGKTAGNRNTLVESSVTFPDVPHSWLCDGRLLRLHDPSHAGNLRIFQEQWRKGEPILVSNVHKQLDDNLWHPTFFNKHFGHLENDLVDCRSGDVITGAPMRDFWNGFEDISNRLETKQGLPIILKLKDWPPAQDFSELLPRHFQDLMNNLPLPDYTRRDGRFNLSSRLPDFFVKPDLGPKMYNAYGLARYSSCGTTNLHLDISDAVNVMVYVGKPHSVDGQETCDSYEKEAIEAVNHMCMDEQTKQRVREKEERPGAIWHLFRAADTNKIRQFLCKLSEEKGEDVPTDHDPIHDQSWYLDNELLDRLYKEYGVQGWAIAQCWGDAIFIPAGAPHQVRNVHSSIKVAEDFVSPEHISECFWLTQEFRQLSATHSNHEDKLQVKNIIYHAIKDTIGLLVTKTPPGELTDPFGAGKVFEALQQQQHQQQLLLQQPQPTATSQHHQQPQHQQQLVPQQLVAKSPQSKPSPASTPPVTSNNTCSSS, from the exons AAAAACCTGGCAAGGAGAAAACCTTAGGAACCTGTGCCAGTGCACACAAGAGcaagaaggagaggaagagaaaatCGGATGAACCAGTTGAAGAGGAGAAGAAGCCGCCATCTTGTACACCTGAGAAGCGACCAAGGTCAAATTCTGGGAATTCTGAAACATCGCAAGAACGCGTTGAGTTGAGCAAAGGTGAAACTCTTGAATCCGTTATTCCTGGTAGTGAAACAAATAAAAGTGAACCTGTATCAAAACCTGATAAAGTGTGGCAATCGAACACTACTCCTGTGCAAGTGGAATCTAAACTGAGAGAGGATATTAATGTGGTCTGTAATTCCAGTAAAACCAAGAATAAGGCAGTGAATAAACAGGAACAAGCCATTAGCAGTGATACCAAGGATTCACGTTCCTCTACTCCGGACTCGGTCAAGAAACATAAGTCAAAATCAAAGAAGGAGCACAGACTCAAACAAATAGAACCCATAGAGGATACTCCACCAGTAATACCTGCTGTTGATCAAAGCAGAGTGACTGCATCTACTAATGTGACAACCAGTGTCTCCAAACAGATGGTCGAGTCCAAAACTGAAGCAACTGGGCCTGGTGGTTTGAGGCCACCTATTCCTGAAAAGGAAGCAAACAGGAAGAACTTAAGAGAGTTTCCGTCAAATGTTCTGAGAGAACAATCACTCACATCGGCCATTGCTGGAATCATTGCTCGGGAACTGAATAGAGACTCTTCAGATGTTTCCTCAGGTGTTGGTAAGAAACCAGAACCTAATTCAGTCACATCAGGTATTTCCACATCGGAAATACAACCATCAAGTGTATGTCAGCAAATAACAAACAATAGTAGTATTACAAAATCTAGCATTAGTGATAGATCAGTGAAAAGTGGACCAATAACCACAGCGTTATATACAAGTAGTAGCCAGCAGAGTGTGTTACCAAATAGGACGATAGCTTCATCAAACTCTGTACCTGTGATATCACATGGCAATGGCGGATTGACAGGACTACCAGGCATGGATAGAAACTCCTCTGGAATTACAAGTGAAAATACCAAGTTATCAAACTCTACAAATCTTTCATCCAAACCTTTTGCTCCACACCCAGTGCTTGGTGAAAGAATTGCAAGACCTGAAGCAAGAGATCCAAGAAGAGAAACAAGTAGTTCAACAAGTGAAAAGAGTGAAGGTGGGAAGTCTTCTTCCACAGATAGGAGCAGAGACTCTGATCAGTCCAGGACAGACAAAAAGACAAATCTGGTCACTGACCTAAAGACTCCAGTACAGGTTTATCGGGATCCGAATTTGTCAGACTCGGAAGTGATTCATGTGGATTCAATTCAGCATCATCCAGCTCACTTGATGAAGATAGGGGATCAGGCACAGCATACCCCTTCCCCGGGACAACACCCTATCACTCCATCCCCACACGCACTCAGGAATCCCAGTGCCACAGCAGCCCCTCCCAATCCCAGCGCCATTGTTGCCTCGCCGAGTGCCTTCGTGGCTGCACCCTCAGTCGGTCACATTCCAGCCCACCATCCCATCCAACACCACGGTCACGCCATGTTTCCTGCGCACCTCCAACTCTATCAGCAGCATCCGTTGGCCTCGCAGCTGGTCGTACCGGGACACTTCCCGCAACACCATCTCGCAGGTCTGGATCGGCATTCGCTGCAACAGCTTCATACCCAGGGCCTCGTTGGGCTAGTCCAGCCTGATCCTATGACCAGAATTCGATTGGGAGGTATACATGGGATTGTGTCTCCACAACATGCTGCTACTGCTCTTCAGGGGAGCATGCACACTGGCTTGACACAAGCTCAGTTGCAGGCCATACACCAACAGCATCCTGGCTTACCACTGCCACCAAGTTGGGTTATACAGCAGGAAGAGCTGGAAAGGGCTCATCTACAACAG CAGAAAACCCAGGCTGCTGCCGCAGCTGCAGCTGAAAAGGGTTCCTCTGCCTTACCCCACCACCCATCAGCCCCAACCAGCCAGGTACGGATCGACCCTACCCCTTCAGCTGCTTCCAGCGTGGACAAGAAACCCCATCCTGCCCATCTCCCTGCAGGCTCTCACCCTCAGCATCACACACACCCCCAGCTGATGTCTGTCAGCCAGGCTGCCCAGGGTGGTGCCCAGGGTCTTGTAGGACATGAAGCAGCAGCCGCAGTAGCTGCTCACCATGCTAGACATCAGTATCAGGAACTGGATGCACAG GCGGCTGTCCAGCAACACTTCCAGGAGTCCCTGCGGAAGCTGCAGGTGCCCTTCTCTTTCTCTGCACCTACAACAGGTGGCAGTATCACAGAAGGTACAGCTCTTCCTAAGAACAAAGGACAACTTCCCAAAGAGGCCATGGACAGACAG TTTCCTGGTATGGAGAGTGAGAGCGTGTACAAACATCCTGTCTCAGAGGGCAAACATCCCTACGATGATCCACTTTACAGGCAATCATTAGCGCATGCTGGACTTGTGCGATATCAGGAAGAACTGGCAAAGTACCCAATGGATCTCAAACACGAGCCCAAAATTAAACTTGAAAGAACAGAATTGAATGCAAGGACTCACGATGGGCCAGGTTTCAAGGCATATCAGTCTTCAGTCAGATCGGATGCACACACAACATACTACAATACCTTGTCTATGAAATCGGAAGAACCCAGAGCAGGTGTGCCAGTGAGGACTGAACAGAATAGGCAGATGGCAACGGCATCTGCTTACAAGCCTAAACCTGATAATTTAGTGGGATATCAGCCATTCCTGCACACCATCACTAGTCATGGCGGGGAGAAAGGGGAAACGTTTAGCAAGCATAGCGACGAGTACAAAATGGCTGCTAATGCTGCTGCTATGCAGGGAGCGAGGCGAGCAATCCCAACCCCACCACCTCTTATTAAGAGAGAACCAGACAGGTCTGAAATAGCATTGCATTCTAGTGTGATTCAAGCATCCAGGTGTGAGCGAAGACCAGAGACTATGCACCATGCTGGAGCAGTGTTTACCGCCTCCAGTTCCAGTCATGATATCCATTTCACACAGGCAAGCAAGCATCTTGCGTTGTCAGATGTAAGAACAAACAATGAGGTATCACATTCGGTACCGGTCATCAAGCATACAATAGGCACTCCGCCTCCCTTGCATAGCTCGGCAGGCCAGACCACTGCGAGTCAGTTGGTAAGACAGTCTCATATACCCCCTCAGTCCCCTCTCAAAGTGGCAACTCCACAGCAGCTTTCAGCGGCTGTTCTTCAACTTGGCTCTCATTCTGTCAGCAGTACTACCACAACAACCATGGGGGTGTATCCCCATCATGTCTACTCCACTGCCCAAACAACTACAGCAACGAGCTCTAACTCACTCCTCATGTCAGCTCTTCGTCCTCAAGACATGACGAGAGTGAGTGAAGCCATGGAGGTTGATCAAGGTACTATGAAGCGAAAGCCCAGTCAGGCAGCGGCTGCCATGTTCCACAAAAAGAGACCAAAAACAAAGGAGGATATGCACAGTGATAGTGGGAACTTGGACAAAAAGGAGTCTACTGGTATGTCCTACATCGAGCAATACCATAATTTTGTGATGGAACCCAATGCTCATAATAGTACGTCTGTTGGAAATGCTACGGTTTGTAAAGCGACTGAAAACATTGagctgaaaattgaaaaagttGATCAGTACAAGCGATTGAGCCTAGACTCCTCAGCGCCAGCGTCTCTATTGTCGGGTGAGACACATAGAACGCCAAATGGGACGTGTTCGGATGGTGAAAGCAACCGGTGTATTTCACCGCGTAGTACTGCCAGTGATTCTTCAGAGGGGCGTAGCTTGAAGTCGGCATCACCGCACCGTGCAGGAGGACATATGTATCTCAAGAAGGCCTGGCTGGCCAGACACTCTGAGAGCAAGACACCGTTTGGTATGCCTTCTGCAGGTGCATCATCCACAAACAACCTTGATCCTAAACAAGAGCCTGGTCTTTCATCCAAGCTCTCAAATTCTCTTCCTAATGGACATCTCATGGGTGGTACCTTTGCACAGGTGGCGCAGAGCATGGACGCTGACAAATCAGTCACCATTGATGACATTCCAAAAAGCATTCCGAACCACATCTATGACTTTGATCAGGACAAATCCTCCACCTGCTCGGAAGCATCCACGGTATCCAGCCACAAGTCGCGATCGCGAAAAAGTGGGAAGGACAGGACTAAGAAAAAGGATCGTAAGCGTCATGGTTCCCCCGCTGAATCCAAGAAACATGGGAAAGATAAAGGAGATAAGAGCGAGGAAAAGATTGGTGACTGTGAAAAACCAAAGTCGGAATATGTGCTGGGACTGGAAGCCTGTAGGATTATGTCAAACAACATGGAAAGCAAAAGTACTCAACAG ATCACAGAACTGCTAAATCTGATAGCACAATCCCCAAAGAAAAGGAAGCTTACAAGATCCAGCAAAGATAGTAAAGACG gtcaACTGAATAGACAGGTTACCAAGCCTGCTGTGACCAAGCCTACTGTGACCAAACTCAAGAAGTCTGGAGAGGCCTTTCTTCAAGATGGCTACTGCTCCGACATCACTCCAAACCTCATGAAATGCAGAGAATGTCGGATCAAACCTTCATCCAAGCAATCTAAACTCAATAACATTTTCTGCAGATTCTATGCCTTCCGAAG ACTGAAATACAGTACCAAAGGTAACCTAACCTTAGCCGGGTTCTCTGAGCCTGAACAGTGTGACTCAGAAGACCTTAGCCCCTGGTTACCTTACCCTCCGGACTCCGAGAGCAAGCTGGATCTAGAGACGTGTCTTTATATCTTATCGAGGGTCGGACCTCAGTTCTGTCAGCTGGTGCAGCAGGAGCAGCAGGCTAAGACTTGGTGTCCAACCCCAG ACAAAATAGCATGGAAGAGGGCCGTGATCGGTGTTCGTGAGATGTGCGATACCTGTGACACTACTCTCTTCAATATCCATTGGACATGCTCTAAATGTGGCTTTGTGGTCTGCCTCGATTGCTACCACTCAAAGAGCAATGAGGAAAAGA ACGATGAAAACACTCCAGAGAATGGACCCAAGTGGTTGAAGTGTATCAAAGATCAAGTTCATCAACCCGATAGTCTCATGCTAACTCAGATGATCCCTGGAAATG CTCTGTGGGATGTGGGAGAGCTGATGCATCAGGTCTGCACCAAATGGAGGATACCATCTGCTTGTCCTTGTCTTGGAGATGGTAAACCAGCCGTCAACGGCATGTCACCG ACAAGAGGCCAGATTGTTTCAGAGTGGAAGAGGGATGACCTTCTATCATCTACCGCCCTCAGTGGTCATCTTTCAAACTCTCGTTCGAATAGAATGCCCAAGCTGACATCTCTTCCACAGTCGGCCTCACCACTGGCCTTCCTAGCTGATATTGCTACGTCTCAGGATGGCAAACGTGGTGTGGATGGCCTCAACTCTAAATCAGTTGACAAAGCGTGTTCTGTTGACGTTGATGCAAAGGGTGAACCTTGTTCCACGCTCAGAGACTTACTCACCAAGACAGCCGGGAAGCTATGCAAACCATCACCTAACGATGGAAACCTTCTCACGCAGTTACTGCCCAAAGTCGATTGCATCTCCAAGAAGACGTCCCGCACGATGACAAGCACATTTGAAGACATCATCGCCACGGTCGTTGAGCAGAATATCTCCGCTCCTGGGAAGGATCGAAGCGGTGTCAAGACTCCTCGACTGTCCACATCGTCTGTCACGGACATGACAACGTCACCAAGCAACAGCAGCAAAGTGGAGAGGAAAGGAAAGACTGCAGGGAATAGGAACACTCTTGTTGAATCTAGTGTAACATTTCCTGATGTACCTCATTCATGGTTATGTGATGGGAGGCTGCTAAGATTACATGATCCTTCTCATGCTGGTAATCTACGTATCTTTCAAGAACAATGGAGGAAAGGAGAG CCAATCTTGGTTAGCAATGTTCACAAGCAGCTTGATGATAACCTATGGCATCCAACCTTCTTCAACAAACACTTTGGTCACCTTGAGAATGACCTTGTAGACTGTCGATCAGGGGACGTTATAACAGGTGCCCCTATGAGAGACTTCTGGAATGGTTTTGAGGATATCTCAA ATCGTTTGGAGACGAAGCAAGGGTTACCCATCATCCTGAAACTGAAGGATTGGCCACCAGCGCAAGACTTCAGCGAGCTTCTACCTCGACACTTTCAGGATCTGATGAATAACCTACCCTTGCCTGACTACACCCGTAGGGATGGTAGGTTCAATCTATCGTCTAGACTGCCAGACTTCTTCGTCAAACCCGACCTTGGACCAAAGATGTACAATGCCTATG GCCTTGCCCGCTATTCATCATGCGGCACTACCAACCTTCATCTAGACATCTCTGATGCTGTCAATGTGATGGTATATGTAGGCAAGCCACATAGCGTAGACGGACAAGAAACATGTGATTCATATGAAAAAG AAGCAATCGAGGCTGTGAATCACATGTGTATGGATGAGCAGACCAAACAGAGAGTcagagagaaggaggaaagaccAGGAGCCATCTGGCATCTCTTCAGGGCTGCTGATACTAACAAGATTAGACAGTTTCTTTGCAAG CTGTCTGAAGAGAAGGGCGAGGATGTGCCCACCGACCACGACCCCATCCATGACCAGAGCTGGTATCTGGACAACGAGCTGCTGGATCGTCTCTATAAGGAGTACGGGGTACAGGGATGGGCTATCGCTCAGTGCTGGGGTGATGCTATATTCATTCCTGCCGGCGCTCCACATCAG GTGAGGAATGTCCACTCGTCCATCAAGGTTGCAGAGGACTTTGTCTCTCCAGAGCACATCAGTGAATGTTTCTGGTTGACTCAGGAGTTCCGTCAGCTCAGTGCTACCCACTCCAACCATGAAGACAAACTGCAAGTAAAGAACATCATCTACCATGCCATTAAGGACACCATTGGGCTGCTGGTGACCAAGACACCGCCCGGGGAGTTGACCGACCCCTTTGGAGCTGGTAAGGTGTTTGAAGCACTGCAGCAACAGCAACACCAACAGCAACTTCTGCTGCAGCAGCCACAGCCCACTGCAACATCACAACATCATCAGCAGCCACAACACCAACAACAGCTGGTCCCCCAGCAACTGGTTGCGAAATCACCGCAGTCTAAGCCCTCTCCTGCGTCAACGCCACCGGTCACAAGCAACAACACCTGCAGTAGCTCGTGA